The region TTTTAATCTATTTACTTCATCTTTAAGTGTATCTATGAAGTCATTAATTTCATTCTCATTACTTTCCACACCCAGGCTAATTCTGAGAGCACCCTGGGCTAAATCTAAATCAACACCCATCGACAAAAGAACATGACTAGGTTCATCGCTTTTACTTGAACAAGCTGACCCGCTAGCGACGGCAAATCCTTTTCTATCGAGGGCTGTCAATAATGTTGACCCATCAATATTCTTAAAAGAGAAAAATGTCGTATTACTCAACCTATGACTTTTTTCACAAAAAATAATTGCTCCTAAATCTATTAAAGCTTTCTCAAGAGTAGACCTTAATAAGTCAATATTTTGTTCAAATATGACTCTATTTTGACTCGAACGTTCACAAGCTTTCCCAAATCCAATAATAGCCGCAATATTTTCTGTCCCACTTCGTAAACCTTTTTCTTGACCGCCTCCTTGCATATATGGAAATAGATCAATTTTTTTATTTATAATGAGCGCAGCAATACCTTGAGGACCATAAATTTTATGACTAGAGATAGTCATAGCATCAATATCAAGCGCTTCAAAATCAACTTTAATTTTCCCCAACGCTTGAACTGCATCGGTATGAAACTGAATTTTATTATCTCTTGCCCAATCTGCAATTTCTGCAATATTTTGTATGACGCCTGTTTCGTTATTGGCCATCATGACTGAAAGAAAAGTTAAAGATTGTTTCATTTCATCAGAGATATCAGAGATATTAAAGATGCCATTAGAATCAACTGGAATTTCTGAAACCTTGAAGCCCTGATTAGCTAATGATTTAATAGGCTCTGATATACAAGGATGTTCAATAGAGCTAAATCCAAAGTGAGACTCAGGATAAGCTTTTGCAATGCCATTTATAATCGTGTTGTTTGATTCGGTTCCACTTGAAGTAAAGATTACTTGAGATGGATGTGCATTCACCGAAGCGGCAACTTTTTCCCTCGCTTCTTCTATGGCTGTATGGGCACTTCTGCCAAACGTATGATTAGATGCAGGATTACCTTGTTGAGCAGTTAAAAAAGGTAACATCACCTTTAAGACCTCAGGATGAAGGGCAGTCGTTGCATTGTTATCTAGGTAAATCATTTATAAATTAAAAAGCCCCCATTTTATTTGACTCACTATTATTTTTATTAGTTGCAAACTCAATAGACTGATTCTCAGATTTATTTCTTTGTGTTTTAACTAATTCATCTAGTGTGGTTGACTCTAAATAATCAAGAATCTTACTATTCAAAGTAGTCCATAAATTATGGGTGATGCACTGATACCCCTCGTTACAATTTTCTTTGCCGCCACATTGGGTTGCATCAATTTGCTCATCAACTGAAGAGATAATATTTTTAATGCTAATATTGTCATGATTTTTGGCTACAAGGTAGCCACCGCCTGGTCCGCGAACGCTTTTAACTAAACCCTGTTTTCTTAATTTTCCAAAAAGTTGTTCAAGGTATGACAATGAAATTGATTGCCTCTGACTGATTTCAGACAATTTAATGGGCATATCTTTTTCATTTAAAGCCAGATCAAGCATAGCTGTAACAGCAAAACGACCTTTAGTGGTTAATTTCATGATTGTCTAAAGTATCAAATAAAATTAGATTTTATAATACTTGACTAAATTAATCAAGATTAAAGCTTCGTTTATGTGCTCTTTGGAGATGCCTTTTTGGGCTTATCTTTTTTCTTAGTGAGCGCCTCAATCTCTCTTTCTTGTTTTGCGACTTTATTAATAAGCGCTTGGATTGATTTCACCATTGGATCATCTTCATCTTTACCCACGGCATAAGGCCTAAAGCTTGTCCCTTTTTTAGTTTCCTTGACAGCGCGAGCAGGGATCCCGACGACCGTTGCATCTTTTGTGACATCACTTACAACAACCGCATTTGATCCAATTCTAGCCCCAGCTTTAATCGTAATAGGCCCTAAAACCTTTGCTCCTGCACCAATCACCACTTTATTTTCTAGGGTTGGATGTCTTTTGCCTTGTTTCCATGAGGTTCCACCTAATGTGACACCATGATAGAGGGTGCAATCATCGCCAATAATTGAGGTTTCACCAACTACAACACCCATACCATGATCAATAAAACATCTCCTTCCAATTTGTGCACCTGGATGAATTTCAATTCCTGTTAGAAACCGACCAATATGTGATAAAAATCTACCTAACCAAAAAAGCTTAATGGACCATAATTTATGTGAAAGCCGATGAATTAAAATGGCATGTACTCCGGGGTAAGTGGTCAATATTTCTAAGTAGGAACGGGCTGCAGGATCTCTTTCAAAAACAATAGAGAGGTCTTCTTTAAATTTTTTAAACATAATAGTTTTTTGATATTCAATTTAAAATTTAGTACAAATATTGTCTCATAAAAATTTAAGTTTTATCTTTAATTTTTTTTTGTATATCGGTCAGTATGCCTCTTAATATATTCACTTCATCTTTTTCCATGGTGGTTCGATTAAATAGCAACCGAAGCCTTTGCATCAAACGTTCTCCTTGTATTTTTTTTAAAAAACCTATCTCTGTTAGTAATTCTTCTAGATGGAGATAAAAGCCATTTTGCACTTCATGCGTGACCAATTCATTTTCTTTAGGCGGCTGAATTATTTCAGTTTCTTCACTTAATTGCATACGAATTTCATAGCAGATAATTTGAACAGCCTGCGCAAGGTTAAGGGATGAGTAATTTGTGTTTGAATTGATGTAACCGAGCATATGACAATGTTTAACCTCATCATTCGATAACCCATTAGTTTCATTGCCAAATAGGAGGGCTATTTTTTTGTTGTGAGATTCACTTTTAAGGCTTTTAGCGATCTCCCTTATGTTTTTATGGTCCTGGGAAAGCTCTCTTTGCCTTGCGGTAAAACCAATGATTAAGTGACTATCTTTTATTGCGTCCTCAATCGTACTCACAATAGTTGCATTGGCGATGATATCTTCAGCCCCCGCCGCCAATGCATTGGCCTCAGTATGTGGAAATTGCTTTGGATTTACCAGTGTTAGATGACTAAAGCCCATGGTTTTGATTGCGCGTGCAGATGAACCAATGTTGCCGGGGTGGCTGGTTCGACAGAGCACAATCTTAAACTGATCATAATTTATTTTGGATGACATCGAATTTCTCTGTAAAATGATTGCGAAATATACAACCGTGATTTTACCATTTAATTTATAAGGTCCTTATGCACCCGTTACTCAATACCGCAATCAAAGCTGCCAGAAGAGCTGGCTCTATTATTACTCGTGCGTCAGAAGATATTAGCTCGCTAACCATTACCAGTAAAAATATGAATGACTTTGTAAGTGAGGTAGATTTAGCATCTGAGAAAGAAATTATACGGGTACTTTCTCAAGCTTACCCTGACCATGGATTCATTGCTGAGGAAAGTGGTTTATCAGAAAAAAAAGAGAATATGTGGATCATTGATCCACTCGATGGAACAACGAATTTCTTGCATAATATACCCCAATACTGTGTATCTATTGCATTAAAGCAAAAGGAAGAAATTACGCATGCAGTTGTGTATGACCCCAATAGAAATCATCTTTTTACAGCATCAAAGGGGCAGGGTGCTTACTTAAATGATAGAAGAATACGGGTTTCTAAGAGCCCAAAACTGCAAGATTCAATTATTGGAACTGGCATTCCTTTCAGAGACTTTACCTACCTCCCCCAATATCTTGTCATCCTTGAGGAAATTGTTAAAAAAACGGCAGGCATTAGACGCCCTGGATCTGCTGCACTAGATTTAGCTTATGTCGCTGCAGGCTGGTTTGATGGATTTTGGGAAATTGATTTATCAACATGGGATGTGGCTGCAGGTGGTTTAATCGTATCTGAAGCTGGTGGAATCGTGAGTGATTTTGATGAAAAAAACAATTGGTTGTTCACTGGCAATATTGTTGCAACGAATCCAAAAATCTATGATCCATTAATTAAAATAATTCAGCAACACATACCAGAAGATCTAAAAATTAGACGTACATAGACGTACATAAATATTTCTAATGTTGATGCCCGCCAGGCCCATGAACATGTTTGTGGGAGATCTCTTCGTCTTTAGCAGATCTTACATCCTCAATTGTGGCAAGAAAGCTAATTTTTTGACCTGCCCATGGATGGTTTCCATCTACCTCAACCTTGCCATCAGCAATATTTTTGACGTAGTAGATAATCACTTCTCCCTTCTCATCCTCCCCCTCAAAAGCCATACCTTCTTTAAGTTGTGACTCAGGGAATGCGCTCGTTAGTTCTAATTGAACTAAACCTGGATCATACTCACCAAATGCTTCTGCAGGTTCGAGTGCAATTTCAATTTTATCTCCTTTGCTTTTATTATGAATCGCTTCTTCTACTTTTGGAAAGATCTGGTCATATCCTCCATGAAGATAGGTAATGGGTTCCTTGCTTGATTCAAGTATATTGTTTTCAACATCACGAATTTCGTAGTTCATCGTAACAACTGTATTCATAGAAATTTTCATTACTTGTACCTTTTCTTTTATATTTAAAACTATCAAAAAGTTCTTAAACTTAAGCTATTAGGCTCTAATATAAGCCCTATGATTTTCTGTAATCTTCTGGGTTTAGAATGGTGTTTTTTGCAATTTTAGCAGGTTTCGGAAAATCTTTACTGTAGTGCAAGCCTCGGCTTTCCTTCCTTTCTATTGACGAAAGGACTATTAATTCAGCGACTTGCAATAAGTTTCTTAATTCGATGAGGTTTGAGGAGATCTTAAAATTCTTGTAAAACTCACCAACTTCATCCCTCAACATATTAATGCGATGAAGTGCTCTAGATAATCGTTTATTAGTTCTTACAATCCCAACATAATTCCACATAAACCTTCTCAATTCGTTCCAAGTGTGCGTAATCAAAACTTCTTCATCAGCATCCGTCACTCGACTCTCATCCCATTTTGGGAGTTGATGATCATGTGTAAAGTCATCATTTAAAATAGATGATGCGGCAGTCGAAGAAAACACCAAACATTCTAATAAGGAATTACTTGCTAGACGATTTGCACCGTGCAGCCCGGTAAAAGAGACTTCTCCGATGGCATAAAGCTGATTAACATTTGTTTTACTTGCACGATCAGTCATGAGTCCACCACACGTGTAATGAGCCGCCGGCACCACTGGTATAGGGTCTTTTGTTATATCAATCCCACGGTCTAGACAACGTTCAAAAATCATTGGAAACCTTTTTTTGATAAAGTCCGCAGGTTTATGACTAATATCTAGATACACACATACTAATCCTTTTTGTTTCATTTCATAATCAATCGCTTGGGCCACAATATCTCGAGGGGCTAAATCACCTCTATCATCATATTTTTCCATGAATGTTTCGCCACTTGGAAGCACTAGTTTAGCTCCCTCCCCCCGCAAGGTTTCAGAGATAAGAAAAGATCTATCTTTTTCATCAAACAAGCAGGTAGGATGAAATTGAACAAATTCCATGTTGGCTACTTTGCATCCTGCCCGCCAACCCATGGCAATGCCATCACCTGTGCTGACATCTGGATTCGTGGTGTAGAGATAAACTTTACTTGCACCACCGGTTGCTAAAACAATATGGTTTGATGTGAATGTTTCAACATGATTATTTTTATTATTTAGAATATAAGCGCCGAGACAAGTATTTTTCTCCATATCAATCTTCATTTTTTCTGATGTGATGATATCGACGGCGATATGGTGCTCTAGAACAGTAATATTAGGATGAGATAAAATCCTTTTAATTAAGTGTTCCTGAATTGCTTTGCCTGTGGTGTCAGCAACATGTGCAATTCTCATCTGGGAGTGCCCCCCCTCGCGAGTGAGGTGTAAATCGTTATTTTGTTTATTTTTTGTAAAATTAACTCCAAGATTCATCAGCCAATCTAGTGCCTTCTCACTATTGTTAGCTACGAATTCAGTGATAACCTCATCACATAGCCCAGCACCAGCATTCTTAGTATCATTTACATGTGACGAAATAGGATCTTCGGGCGATATTGCTGCAGCAACTCCACCTTGTGCCCAGTGACTTGAACTTTCAGTTAATTCTGTTTTACAAATAATACCAATGCGCTTATGATCAGCTAACTTTAAGGCGGTGGATAGGCCAGCTAGACCACTTCCAATGATAAGTACATCAAAATTCTTTTTCTTCATTTTTTATTGATTATTTAGGAACTTTTAATAATATTATTAGTCATTTTATTGTCTCTTAAAAAAAAGAAAGAAGTTCATTATGCAACCACTAAAAGTCGTTTCTGAAAATTCTACAGTGTACAATAACTCGAATAATAAACTAGATAATTCGAAGATGGAAATCAAACCTGTAAATCCCGATAGAGCATTAGACCAAAAATTGGTTGAAAAGGCTCAAAAAGGTGACAAACAAGCTTTTAGTCTGTTGGTAGAGAAATACCAACTAAAATTATATCGCCTAATTTCAAGAATGGTTCGAGACCAATCTGAGATAGAAGACATTGTCCAAGATTCATTCATCAAGGCCTACCGAGCAATCGGAAATTTTAGAGGTGACAGTGCCTTTTACACATGGCTTTACAGAATTGGAATTAACACAGCGAAAAATCATTTAGTATCACTAGGTAAAAGACCTAAGGCGATGGACGCTAATGAAATTGAAGAAATGGAAAATTATGAGTCAATGTCTGAGTTAAGAGTTTCTGAAACTCCAGAGTCTACGATGATGTCAAACCAAATTGCTGACACAGTGAATGGTGCAATTCAAAATTTACCTGATGAATTAAGAGAAGCAATATCTTTGAGAGAAATCGACGGATTATGTTATG is a window of Methylophilales bacterium DNA encoding:
- a CDS encoding cysteine desulfurase produces the protein MIYLDNNATTALHPEVLKVMLPFLTAQQGNPASNHTFGRSAHTAIEEAREKVAASVNAHPSQVIFTSSGTESNNTIINGIAKAYPESHFGFSSIEHPCISEPIKSLANQGFKVSEIPVDSNGIFNISDISDEMKQSLTFLSVMMANNETGVIQNIAEIADWARDNKIQFHTDAVQALGKIKVDFEALDIDAMTISSHKIYGPQGIAALIINKKIDLFPYMQGGGQEKGLRSGTENIAAIIGFGKACERSSQNRVIFEQNIDLLRSTLEKALIDLGAIIFCEKSHRLSNTTFFSFKNIDGSTLLTALDRKGFAVASGSACSSKSDEPSHVLLSMGVDLDLAQGALRISLGVESNENEINDFIDTLKDEVNRLKQLTAVAA
- a CDS encoding Rrf2 family transcriptional regulator — protein: MKLTTKGRFAVTAMLDLALNEKDMPIKLSEISQRQSISLSYLEQLFGKLRKQGLVKSVRGPGGGYLVAKNHDNISIKNIISSVDEQIDATQCGGKENCNEGYQCITHNLWTTLNSKILDYLESTTLDELVKTQRNKSENQSIEFATNKNNSESNKMGAF
- the cysE gene encoding serine O-acetyltransferase, which translates into the protein MFKKFKEDLSIVFERDPAARSYLEILTTYPGVHAILIHRLSHKLWSIKLFWLGRFLSHIGRFLTGIEIHPGAQIGRRCFIDHGMGVVVGETSIIGDDCTLYHGVTLGGTSWKQGKRHPTLENKVVIGAGAKVLGPITIKAGARIGSNAVVVSDVTKDATVVGIPARAVKETKKGTSFRPYAVGKDEDDPMVKSIQALINKVAKQEREIEALTKKKDKPKKASPKST
- a CDS encoding RNA methyltransferase; translation: MSSKINYDQFKIVLCRTSHPGNIGSSARAIKTMGFSHLTLVNPKQFPHTEANALAAGAEDIIANATIVSTIEDAIKDSHLIIGFTARQRELSQDHKNIREIAKSLKSESHNKKIALLFGNETNGLSNDEVKHCHMLGYINSNTNYSSLNLAQAVQIICYEIRMQLSEETEIIQPPKENELVTHEVQNGFYLHLEELLTEIGFLKKIQGERLMQRLRLLFNRTTMEKDEVNILRGILTDIQKKIKDKT
- a CDS encoding inositol monophosphatase; translated protein: MHPLLNTAIKAARRAGSIITRASEDISSLTITSKNMNDFVSEVDLASEKEIIRVLSQAYPDHGFIAEESGLSEKKENMWIIDPLDGTTNFLHNIPQYCVSIALKQKEEITHAVVYDPNRNHLFTASKGQGAYLNDRRIRVSKSPKLQDSIIGTGIPFRDFTYLPQYLVILEEIVKKTAGIRRPGSAALDLAYVAAGWFDGFWEIDLSTWDVAAGGLIVSEAGGIVSDFDEKNNWLFTGNIVATNPKIYDPLIKIIQQHIPEDLKIRRT
- a CDS encoding peptidylprolyl isomerase: MKISMNTVVTMNYEIRDVENNILESSKEPITYLHGGYDQIFPKVEEAIHNKSKGDKIEIALEPAEAFGEYDPGLVQLELTSAFPESQLKEGMAFEGEDEKGEVIIYYVKNIADGKVEVDGNHPWAGQKISFLATIEDVRSAKDEEISHKHVHGPGGHQH
- the nadB gene encoding L-aspartate oxidase, which produces MKKKNFDVLIIGSGLAGLSTALKLADHKRIGIICKTELTESSSHWAQGGVAAAISPEDPISSHVNDTKNAGAGLCDEVITEFVANNSEKALDWLMNLGVNFTKNKQNNDLHLTREGGHSQMRIAHVADTTGKAIQEHLIKRILSHPNITVLEHHIAVDIITSEKMKIDMEKNTCLGAYILNNKNNHVETFTSNHIVLATGGASKVYLYTTNPDVSTGDGIAMGWRAGCKVANMEFVQFHPTCLFDEKDRSFLISETLRGEGAKLVLPSGETFMEKYDDRGDLAPRDIVAQAIDYEMKQKGLVCVYLDISHKPADFIKKRFPMIFERCLDRGIDITKDPIPVVPAAHYTCGGLMTDRASKTNVNQLYAIGEVSFTGLHGANRLASNSLLECLVFSSTAASSILNDDFTHDHQLPKWDESRVTDADEEVLITHTWNELRRFMWNYVGIVRTNKRLSRALHRINMLRDEVGEFYKNFKISSNLIELRNLLQVAELIVLSSIERKESRGLHYSKDFPKPAKIAKNTILNPEDYRKS
- the rpoE gene encoding RNA polymerase sigma factor RpoE, giving the protein MEIKPVNPDRALDQKLVEKAQKGDKQAFSLLVEKYQLKLYRLISRMVRDQSEIEDIVQDSFIKAYRAIGNFRGDSAFYTWLYRIGINTAKNHLVSLGKRPKAMDANEIEEMENYESMSELRVSETPESTMMSNQIADTVNGAIQNLPDELREAISLREIDGLCYEEISELMDCPIGTVRSRIFRARETIAEKLKPLIETTNKRW